A region of the Vibrio tubiashii genome:
GTGTCAGTCAGTTGCAGTATATCGCCACCTTGGCAAACTTCACCACCTTTCAGGCTATCAATGTACTCTGCGCCCATGCCAGTTGTTTTCGTTTGCTCAATATCGCCAACGGTTAAGTAGGTGTGCAGAGCGCCAGAGAACGTCCAAGGTTGGTCATCGGTGTTAATCACATCTAAGGTGACTTTAAGCTCATCGCCAATTTCAACCAGTAGATGAGCTTGGAATTGGTGAGGCCACACTGCCAGTGTTGATTCGGATGGCAATAAACCAAGCTCAATGATTACCCCATTTTCATTCTCACGATGTTCAAGCAGTGTCCATTCACTGTTACGCGCAAAACCATGAGCAGGTGCAGCGATACGGCCAAACCATGGCCAGCAAACTGGAATACCACCGCGTAGTGCTGCTTTACCATCAAAGACAGCTTGCTCGCTCATCCAGATGAGGTCTTCTTGACCTTGGGGCTTAAATGAAAGGACATGTCCACCATGAAGGGCAATGCCCGCGCTGGCTTTATCATGTATTACGCGAACGACCTTCACTTGATCGATTTCTACGATTGTGACGTTATCAGAGAGAACAGTAAGGGCAGGGAGAGTGGTTAAATCCATGTTCTGTTTCCTAGTTCAATTAGAGACTCAAAATTCAGATACAAAAAAGGCGACTCGAAAGTCGCCTTTTACAAGATTCTGCGCTAAACGCTAATCTTTAAGTAATGATTACTTAGAGATGTGTGCGATTAGGTCTAGAACTTTGTTTGAGTAACCGATTTCGTTGTCGTACCAAGATACAACTTTAACGAAGTTATCAGTTAGAGCGATACCAGCTTTAGCATCGAATACTGAAGTTTGAACTTCACCGATGAAGTCTTGAGAAACAACTTGGTCTTCAGTGTAACC
Encoded here:
- a CDS encoding D-hexose-6-phosphate mutarotase, with amino-acid sequence MDLTTLPALTVLSDNVTIVEIDQVKVVRVIHDKASAGIALHGGHVLSFKPQGQEDLIWMSEQAVFDGKAALRGGIPVCWPWFGRIAAPAHGFARNSEWTLLEHRENENGVIIELGLLPSESTLAVWPHQFQAHLLVEIGDELKVTLDVINTDDQPWTFSGALHTYLTVGDIEQTKTTGMGAEYIDSLKGGEVCQGGDILQLTDTIDRVYTQPLEQIVVEDPVLNRSVVVENQGHNSAVLWNPWSEGAQGMADMQDDGYKTFLCVESTLHAPSIEQGQTLQPNESYQLITKISNK